A single region of the Malus sylvestris chromosome 8, drMalSylv7.2, whole genome shotgun sequence genome encodes:
- the LOC126632391 gene encoding auxin-responsive protein IAA9-like isoform X2, producing the protein MSPPLLGVDEEEGQSDVTLLASSGSMESVCQNSLELKERNYMGLSDCSSVDSSKVSAVSDGSRSNLHLKATELRLGLPGSQSPERDSEARVISTQLDEKPLFPLHPLKDGHYSSLQKTVVSGNKRGFSDAMDEFSEGKYANSEVNLLLSPRPSPNFGLKSGSALENPGTQPPKTKEVAPAKVVQERPHAVNESRPNHNENSTSGAPASKAQVVGWPPIRSFRKNSLATTSKNTEEVDGKSGPGALFVKVSLDGAPYLRKVDLKNYSAYQELSSALEKMFRCFTIGQYGSHGAPGREISESKLKDLLHGSEYVLTYEDKDGDWMLVGDVPWDMFIDTCKRMRIMKSSDAIGLGY; encoded by the exons ATGTCTCCGCCACTGCTTGGTGTTGATGAGGAGGAGGGTCAGAGCGATGTTACATTATTGGCTTCTTCGGGTTCTATGGAGAGTGTATGCCAGAACAGTTTGGAACTGAAGGAGCGAAATTACATGGGATTGTCTGATTGCTCTTCGGTAGACAGTTCGAAGGTCTCTGCTGTCTCTGATGGAAGTAGAAGTAATCTGCATTTGAAGGCTACAGAACTTAGACTTGGGCTTCCTGGATCCCAGTCTCCTGAGAGAGACTCAGAGGCGAGGGTAATCTCCACTCAACTTGATGAGAAGCCCTTATTCCCGTTGCATCCTTTAAAGGATGGCCACTATTCTTCATTGCAGAAAACAGTTGTTTCGGGAAACAAGAGAGGTTTCTCCGATGCTATGGATGAGTTCTCAGAG GGGAAATATGCTAATTCAGAGGTAAACCTGTTACTGTCACCCAGACCTTCTCCAAACTTTGGACTGAAATCTGGTTCTGCACTTGAGAACCCTGGGACTCAACCACCCAAAACAAAAGAGGTGGCACCAGCAAAGGTAGTACAAGAGAGGCCTCATGCTGTCAACGAAAGCAGACCGAATCATAATGAAAATAGTACTAGCGGTGCACCTGCTTCCAA GGCGCAGGTTGTGGGTTGGCCACCTATAAGATCATTTAGGAAGAACTCATTGGCCACTACATCAAAAAACACTGAGGAAGTAGATGGAAAATCGGGCCCTGGTGCTCTGTTTGTCAAGGTCAGCTTGGATGGTGCACCTTATTTGAGGAAAGTAGATTTGAAAAATTACTCTGCATACCAGGAACTTTCTTCTGCTCTTGAAAAGATGTTCCGCTGTTTTACCATAG GTCAATATGGATCTCATGGAGCTCCAGGCAGAGAGATTAGCGAAAGCAAGCTGAAAGATCTGCTTCATGGCTCAGAATATGTTCTAACTTACGAGGACAAAGATGGTGACTGGATGCTCGTGGGCGATGTTCCTTGGGA CATGTTCATTGATACCTGCAAAAGGATGAGGATTATGAAGAGCTCAGATGCCATCGGCCTAG GGTACTAG
- the LOC126632391 gene encoding auxin-responsive protein IAA8-like isoform X1 — protein sequence MSPPLLGVDEEEGQSDVTLLASSGSMESVCQNSLELKERNYMGLSDCSSVDSSKVSAVSDGSRSNLHLKATELRLGLPGSQSPERDSEARVISTQLDEKPLFPLHPLKDGHYSSLQKTVVSGNKRGFSDAMDEFSEGKYANSEVNLLLSPRPSPNFGLKSGSALENPGTQPPKTKEVAPAKVVQERPHAVNESRPNHNENSTSGAPASKAQVVGWPPIRSFRKNSLATTSKNTEEVDGKSGPGALFVKVSLDGAPYLRKVDLKNYSAYQELSSALEKMFRCFTIGQYGSHGAPGREISESKLKDLLHGSEYVLTYEDKDGDWMLVGDVPWDMFIDTCKRMRIMKSSDAIGLAPRAMEKCRNRN from the exons ATGTCTCCGCCACTGCTTGGTGTTGATGAGGAGGAGGGTCAGAGCGATGTTACATTATTGGCTTCTTCGGGTTCTATGGAGAGTGTATGCCAGAACAGTTTGGAACTGAAGGAGCGAAATTACATGGGATTGTCTGATTGCTCTTCGGTAGACAGTTCGAAGGTCTCTGCTGTCTCTGATGGAAGTAGAAGTAATCTGCATTTGAAGGCTACAGAACTTAGACTTGGGCTTCCTGGATCCCAGTCTCCTGAGAGAGACTCAGAGGCGAGGGTAATCTCCACTCAACTTGATGAGAAGCCCTTATTCCCGTTGCATCCTTTAAAGGATGGCCACTATTCTTCATTGCAGAAAACAGTTGTTTCGGGAAACAAGAGAGGTTTCTCCGATGCTATGGATGAGTTCTCAGAG GGGAAATATGCTAATTCAGAGGTAAACCTGTTACTGTCACCCAGACCTTCTCCAAACTTTGGACTGAAATCTGGTTCTGCACTTGAGAACCCTGGGACTCAACCACCCAAAACAAAAGAGGTGGCACCAGCAAAGGTAGTACAAGAGAGGCCTCATGCTGTCAACGAAAGCAGACCGAATCATAATGAAAATAGTACTAGCGGTGCACCTGCTTCCAA GGCGCAGGTTGTGGGTTGGCCACCTATAAGATCATTTAGGAAGAACTCATTGGCCACTACATCAAAAAACACTGAGGAAGTAGATGGAAAATCGGGCCCTGGTGCTCTGTTTGTCAAGGTCAGCTTGGATGGTGCACCTTATTTGAGGAAAGTAGATTTGAAAAATTACTCTGCATACCAGGAACTTTCTTCTGCTCTTGAAAAGATGTTCCGCTGTTTTACCATAG GTCAATATGGATCTCATGGAGCTCCAGGCAGAGAGATTAGCGAAAGCAAGCTGAAAGATCTGCTTCATGGCTCAGAATATGTTCTAACTTACGAGGACAAAGATGGTGACTGGATGCTCGTGGGCGATGTTCCTTGGGA CATGTTCATTGATACCTGCAAAAGGATGAGGATTATGAAGAGCTCAGATGCCATCGGCCTAG CACCAAGGGCCATGGAAAAGTGCAGGAACAGGAACTAG
- the LOC126632929 gene encoding uncharacterized protein At5g65660-like — protein MEQNDEVSTPSLDFPVGLALLLLLLLSVSTFFLCCLHWDKVRSLFLSSVEEGNPDDHILPDFDQKPTRPNMMEKQNQQKSLTVLMPGEQVPKFIAIACPCQPPVMEKLSVVVQKPTLFQ, from the exons ATGGAGCAAAACGACGAAGTTTCAACTCCATCTCTAGATTTTCCTGTTGGCTTGGCGCTGCTTCTGTTGCTGTTATTGAGCGTCAGTACCTTCTTCTTGTGTTGCCTTCATTGGGACAAGGTTCGGTCTCTATTTCTATCCTCTGTGGAAGAAGGCAACCCTGACGATCATATCCTGCCAGACTTTGATCAGAAACCTACTCGTCCAAACATG ATGGAAAAGCAAAATCAGCAGAAGAGCCTGACAGTGCTGATGCCTGGAGAACAGGTGCCCAAGTTCATAGCAATTGCTTGTCCATGTCAGCCTCCGGTAATGGAGAAGCTTTCTGTGGTTGTGCAGAAGCCTACCCTTTTTCAGTGA